In a single window of the Spodoptera frugiperda isolate SF20-4 chromosome 19, AGI-APGP_CSIRO_Sfru_2.0, whole genome shotgun sequence genome:
- the LOC118280955 gene encoding copper chaperone for superoxide dismutase-like isoform X2: MLMSKLEVLVDFGPKPDEVVLNKTLAELKSQEGVKDAVYKEGAILVETALPSTQVLEMVSKTSGKRAVLQGFGETQSAVAMISSQSCCKIKRQVLGVIRFQQTEEGALVADGSIDGLPAGMHGVHVHTAGDLSQVWDIIGRSVAVTERKDDLGRGCSPSSKIDGDSGTPIACGIIARSAGVFQNPKRICACDGVVVWDERDRPLAGKGRREEKQEKQERRCCQNHSNNANVNPCCKV; this comes from the exons ATGTTGATGTCCAAG CTGGAAGTTCTAGTAGACTTCGGTCCGAAGCCAGACGAAGTTGTCCTAAACAAGACCCTCGCAGAACTGAAGTCCCAAGAAGGAGTGAAAGACGCAGTGTATAAGGAAGGAGCCATATTAGTTGAGACTGCGCTACCGAGCACACAAGTACTGGAGATGGTCTCCAAGACTTCTGGCAAACGAGCTGTGTTGCAGGGCTTTGGAG AAACCCAATCAGCAGTAGCGATGATATCGAGCCAGTCCTGCTGCAAGATCAAGAGGCAGGTGCTGGGAGTGATCAGGTTCCAGCAGACGGAGGAGGGTGCGCTAGTAGCTGATGGCAGCATCGACGGGCTGCCGGCAGGCATGCATGGTGTGCACGTGCATACTGCTGGGGACTTGAGCCAG GTATGGGATATAATCGGCCGATCAGTGGCTGTGACTGAAAGAAAGGACGACCTCGGTCGAGGTTGTTCACCGTCCTCGAAGATAGACGGCGATAGTGGGACACC gatAGCATGTGGCATCATAGCTCGTTCAGCGGGCGTGTTCCAAAACCCGAAGCGTATATGCGCATGCGACGGTGTCGTGGTGTGGGACGAGAGGGACCGCCCTCTAGCCGGCAAGGGCAGAAGAGAGGAGAAGCAAGAGAAGCAAGAGAGGAGATGTTGCCAGAATCATAGTAATAACGCTAATGTTAATCCTTgttgtaaagtttaa
- the LOC118280955 gene encoding copper chaperone for superoxide dismutase-like isoform X1, with the protein MLMSKLEVLVDFGPKPDEVVLNKTLAELKSQEGVKDAVYKEGAILVETALPSTQVLEMVSKTSGKRAVLQGFGETQSAVAMISSQSCCKIKRQVLGVIRFQQTEEGALVADGSIDGLPAGMHGVHVHTAGDLSQGCKSIGEHFNPCGAPHGGPEDPKDRRHAGDLGNIIADENGRATFRIVDNVLKVWDIIGRSVAVTERKDDLGRGCSPSSKIDGDSGTPIACGIIARSAGVFQNPKRICACDGVVVWDERDRPLAGKGRREEKQEKQERRCCQNHSNNANVNPCCKV; encoded by the exons ATGTTGATGTCCAAG CTGGAAGTTCTAGTAGACTTCGGTCCGAAGCCAGACGAAGTTGTCCTAAACAAGACCCTCGCAGAACTGAAGTCCCAAGAAGGAGTGAAAGACGCAGTGTATAAGGAAGGAGCCATATTAGTTGAGACTGCGCTACCGAGCACACAAGTACTGGAGATGGTCTCCAAGACTTCTGGCAAACGAGCTGTGTTGCAGGGCTTTGGAG AAACCCAATCAGCAGTAGCGATGATATCGAGCCAGTCCTGCTGCAAGATCAAGAGGCAGGTGCTGGGAGTGATCAGGTTCCAGCAGACGGAGGAGGGTGCGCTAGTAGCTGATGGCAGCATCGACGGGCTGCCGGCAGGCATGCATGGTGTGCACGTGCATACTGCTGGGGACTTGAGCCAG GGCTGTAAATCTATAGGCGAGCACTTCAACCCGTGCGGGGCTCCACACGGTGGTCCCGAAGACCCGAAGGACAGGCGCCACGCCGGTGATCTTGGCAACATCATCGCTGATGAGAACGGACGCGCTACCTTCAGAATAGTCGATAATGTACTAAAG GTATGGGATATAATCGGCCGATCAGTGGCTGTGACTGAAAGAAAGGACGACCTCGGTCGAGGTTGTTCACCGTCCTCGAAGATAGACGGCGATAGTGGGACACC gatAGCATGTGGCATCATAGCTCGTTCAGCGGGCGTGTTCCAAAACCCGAAGCGTATATGCGCATGCGACGGTGTCGTGGTGTGGGACGAGAGGGACCGCCCTCTAGCCGGCAAGGGCAGAAGAGAGGAGAAGCAAGAGAAGCAAGAGAGGAGATGTTGCCAGAATCATAGTAATAACGCTAATGTTAATCCTTgttgtaaagtttaa
- the LOC118280982 gene encoding uncharacterized protein LOC118280982, whose protein sequence is MTVPFTKLDIPLSRLAVVCRGCLAESGEMKNIYEWGIHDDYFRVTAIETSRRPGISELLCSSCEAALISCKQFQDRCQLSDRILKSTLIVNRTKTKPQKGHKNQVTCILHDKQLDIRITAPKTDARIRLPCPYHCEENFLKKSDLQAHLKKTHNLSENIEIQMQYYCAEAQCVYHVSSKKQKWFTGRKFLNQHINKVHKTKSFLCNDCGLCFSTETDFQRHSKSCNYVFICQMCDTKYNTNEKLMVHLKRKHPNVHQMYKAEKAEKRKLENDIDLKKKNKKPETLVSEEINAETVTESWNFNEQSSKPAKLKDLKDAFCDSPKKSFATQVPEHINNDVALPSWAQNETKTDEISTQVAFEDLLSLKSQNSEDDMFFSEAVSLSDIQTQTFPVEFGLSRSNKETQSLSSQTQSPDLNFKETQTCCCHDSGRNFKIFDSLSSSPASINFTSTETQTQEPKTSVKSDVLLSFSSAETQTCFDDNSSI, encoded by the exons ATGACTGTACCGTTTACTAAATTAGACATCCCGCTCAGTCGGCTGGCCGTGGTCTGTCGCGGTTGCCTGGCAGAGTCGGGTGAAATGAAGAATATTTATGAATGGGGAATTCATGATGATTATTTTCGAGTTACTGCTATTGAA ACGAGCAGAAGGCCTGGTATATCAGAGCTGCTCTGCTCCTCCTGTGAGGCTGCCCTCATCAGCTGCAAGCAGTTCCAGGATCGATGTCAACTGTCTGACAGGATATTGAAATCTACACTTATAGTTAACAGG ACCAAAACCAAACCACAGAAGGGACACAAGAATCAAGTCACCTGCATTCTACACGATAAACAATTAGACATACGTATCACAGCACCGAAAACCGATGCAAGAATCCGTCTCCCCTGCCCATACCACTGCGAAGAAAACTTCCTTAAAAAGAGTGATCTACAGGCACATTTGAAGAAAACACATAATCTATCAGAAAATATAGAAATTCAGATGCAGTACTACTGCGCTGAAGCCCAATGTGTATACCATGTGTCTTCAAAAAAACAGAAATGGTTTACCGGACGAAAATTTTTAAACCAACATATCAACAAAGTGCATAAAACTAAATCGTTTCTTTGCAACGACTGTGGGTTGTGTTTTTCAACCGAAACTGACTTTCAAAGGCATTCGAAGAGCtgtaattatgtgtttatttgtcAGATGTGCGATACAAAGTATAATACGAATGAAAAATTAATGGTCCATTTAAAGAGGAAGCATCCTAATGTACATCAAATGTATAAAGCTGAGAAAGCAGAGAAAAGGAAGCTGGAAAACgatatagatttaaaaaagaagaataagaAACCGGAGACTTTAGTTTCAGAAGAGATCAACGCTGAAACCGTGACTGAATCTTGGAATTTCAATGAGCAAAGCTCTAAACCTGCTAAACTTAAAGATCTTAAAGATGCATTCTGTGATAGTCCAAAAAAATCCTTTGCTACACAAGTGCCTGAGCACATTAACAACGATGTGGCCTTACCGTCTTGGGCTCAAAATGAAACGAAGACCGATGAAATATCAACACAAGTAGCCTTCGAAGacttattaagtttaaaatcacAGAATAGTGAAGATGACATGTTTTTTTCTGAAGCGGTGTCCTTATCAGACATTCAGACACAAACGTTTCCAGTGGAATTTGGTTTAAGCCGTTCCAATAAGGAAACTCAGTCTTTGAGCTCACAAACACAGTCTCCGGACTTGAATTTTAAAGAGACACAGACATGCTGCTGCCATGACAGTGGAAGGAACTTTAAGATCTTTGATAGTTTATCCTCTAGTCCTGCTAGCATTAATTTTACTTCAACGGAGACTCAGACTCAGGAACCGAAGACCTCGGTGAAGTCCGATGTGTTGTTGAGCTTTAGTTCAGCGGAGACTCAGACTTGTTTTGATGATAATTCAAGCATTTGA